DNA from Alnus glutinosa chromosome 2, dhAlnGlut1.1, whole genome shotgun sequence:
AACTTCCTCCTTTTTAGAGTGATACATGGTAGaatagaaaaaatgaaatatacaacatataaaagaaataataaaccTAATAGGATACAATACTTCCCTTATTTCCTTCCTTATAGAAAACCTAAACCTAATGGGATACAATTCCCTTATTTCCTATTGGAgatattgctttatgagcaagtctccttattttcctaatagggataataaatttattattctcCTAAAGAGGCAATACGATTCTTACCTTATAATAAACCCATTATTCTCTTAAAGAGACAATACGACTCTTACCTTACCTAAGGAGACTTACGAataaaacctaattctaattaGTCTATCTTTTCCCCGGGTGTAGACCCGTTACAATATGGctagaaaaaaaacaagaaggatACCTGTTTCTTATGCAATTCTTGAGAGAAACAAGAAGTGAGAGGGTGAAGAAAAAATTTGTGATGCACAACATCCACTAGAGATGAAACTACGTGACTCTTGTACAGCACTGCCACGACCATTTGAAGTAATTTAACCTAATATTGTGCATAGTAAAGTAAAACGAAAAATGGTGTAATCAATGTGAATTATGAGATCTTACCACAGGAACTGCTGGATAGAGTCTGAGAGTCTCAGTTAGAGCTGCATGAAGATACTGGATCTTCTCCAGGCTGCTTCAGTGATCAACTGTGCAAAATCGCAAATAGGTTACTGTCAGCTTCAGTTGCTTCTCTCACTTCCCCTGCAAGCTTTTCTTGAACCAAAGGATGTTTACAGAGCATGTAAAAGAACCAAGTCAATGTGTTTGCAGATGTGTCTTTCCCAGCAATAATAAAATTGAGAGTAATATCTCTCAGATATTGATCAGTCATATTCTTTGGATCCTTCTCACTCTCCAGCAAAAATCTTGATAATATGTCTTCTTTGCCTCTCTGTTCacgaaattaaataaattaatccaGCAGAAAAGAAAGTTTCTTCCAGTTACAGCAAATTTTACTCACCTCaagcttttcatttttcatctgGTCCCTTTTGCATCGAAtcaattcaaaaatgaaatcattAATGGCTTTGATGTTTTCCTTAAGAGAGAGAGGCTTCCAGTCCAATATTAAGAAAACGCTTTATTCTCCAGAATACATCAATGTATCGCCAGTGCACGATGAAATTGGAGTCATCAAAGGCTTTGCTGAAATGATTTCCAAACTCATCTGAGGCAGACAGGGAATTTAGATCAACCCCAAAACCGACCTTAAAGATTGAGTCTAAAGTTGATTTCATCAAGATATCCTGCCAAATAAGGAAACTGAGAAGCAGGCTTCTAAGTCTAAAACATAGTGCTAAAGATATGCTTGGAATTGACATTAAAAAAGTGACTTCAAAGGCCCACTAGAACGATCTTTATAGAACAAAAAATCATATACATACACATGTATGCATAGTTGAATTCAGTGTTCAGGAAGTCTTTTCAAATCAAATCTCGCATAAATTCTTCACTTTCAAGACTATATATCACCAAACCTGCAAATTTATCATTTGCTTAGCAGCTGTCTCTGTGGAAATCTTTGAAACTAATTTAGCAGCATTTGCTTGAAAAATAGCAGTACTGAAATCTCTTAAAACTTTTGTTGAAAATTCATAGCTTGCGAGCTTGCGTTGGTGACGCCATTTATCTCCATCCACTGCAAAAATTCCATCACCAAACAGCTCTCGCATTATTTCAGAAATATACACCCCCTGCACAACATTGCACCATAATTGCACCATCAGAAacttttgaataagacaaaatacAAAGCTTAAAGCTAACAGGCTCTCCACATTTATTACCCTGCCATAGTTGGCGAAGTTGGTTTTCAGTATATATTCAACATTAGTTGGATCAGCAGTGTAAATTTCGCTATGTGAATGGGTAATTAACCGATAGGTGCTGTACTTCCGAGCAAGAGATGTTTGGTAATCAAAGAGTCTATTGAAGTTTATGAGTTGATTTAACATTGAACCGGCAACTGGAGGCCGTTGGTCCTTTGACATTGATTCTTGCACATAAAAAAGTAAAGATTTAGCTATAACTACTATCAGAAGCAAGATTGGTACTCCCAAAAGGGCTAAAACAGTGAAGATCCCAGCAAGAAGGAACATTATGGCAGAAGTGAATACAAGTGCACCCGTTGTGGACAGTTTATAAAGGAGAATCTGACGGCACAATTTAAGAACAACTTGGTGACTAGAAATATGCTTCttgatgataaaaaaaaataaaaaaaaataaaatataggtaTCGTCAATATCTGGTTATGGGAGAAAAGGAAAGTATCATTAGTTAGTTGAAGATTTTTTCCGATTGGAATTATCTAATGAAGCTTTAGTCTTGGGATGATCTATGTATCAGTTTGCTTTCAGCCAGGTGATAACCTAAAAAGTCAACTAATAATTGGGAACCTTTTGCTTAGTTAATAATATTTGGAGCCGTTTACTTTGTCTTAATTGAaagtttcatgaaaaataaaatgttcaGAGAAGGTATTGTTTTAACATTTATTCTAGTGTTTACTTTTCAGTCACATTCGATATTATCTACCACCTCTAGTTGAGTTTCTCAAACCCACGTGTCTGACTAGCAGCCTTTGTCAATACAATATGCATATATTATTCCGATAAGCTTTCATCATATAGGCATTATctcattaatttaaaaagagTCATAAATTAGAACCTTGTCTTCATATAAGGCATGAAAgggtacatttttttatttcgaCATGAGGTCCTATCACAGAGAAGGATACCCACACATGACAAAATACGTGAGGCACCCATGTCCAAGGATGGAAGCCTTGTTTCTTCCATCAGATGAAGTCAAGTCAAGACAAATGTTGTAGAGAAAACCTAGAAACCTGAAAATCAAGCAACACAAAGAAAGTTACTTAGAAATTATTTTGATAACCAATATTCTGAAAGTACGAATTAAAGAAACTTCCATAATATAACTACAATTAAGTTTGTGGCTCAACTAGTCACAAGAAACCAAGCTACGTGTTTTGACcaactaattaatcaaaatttaaaggaTTAGGCTTCTGAAGACTCTACCATGATAAATGCAAAGAGTTTGGCATGAGAGACTAAATAGATAGAAACAGGAAGATTTGAGATCATATATTCTATTACAATAGATTGGTACCTGGAGATCTGCTACAAATGAAACCAAGATCAATATAAAAGcaatcatttttcattatttctcCTACTTAAATTCAGAACTATTTCATTACGTACTATGAAAAAAATCAGAGTCCACTTATTGAGGAGACAACATGAATGAATATATATTCAATgctatgaagaacaaagagaaatgatttaaCTTCTACAGGATGTTGAGATAAACCCTAGATGTTTATAACTAGGATAGATTCTACATGCTTGCACTGTAAATTAGagtcagaaaagtcggatcAACAAGAATTTTATTCTGCAtgcagaaaattaaaaatatttgctaACAGTGGAGAGCACCTTTAAATTTTGGCAGGAGACACTGGTTGCCCATAAATAACGTTCAATCAAGAGTGGCCTTGTTAACTCCCGGGATTGTATATCTCTGACCTTTTTGTTTCCATGCATGTCAAACCCTTGAAGGGAGTATACCTCAATAACTTTCCCTCAAACAAGAAATTTCTGTCTGTGATGGTGCTTGAAGATTCTCCTCAAACAGCATAATGTCAGTTTCCCATGTGTGAATATTAGAATATAGAACTAATTTGTACTTAGAATTAAAATCATTTTCATATAATCACAATACCTTTGCCTTCAATGATATCTCATCATGATCAAGCATATACCCTTCTATCTTCATCACGTTACTAAACCCAACCAAGGTCCAGACTACTTCCTCCATTACAACTTCGGGTGATCCTCGCACTGAAAATTCATAAACGACCCCTTCAACTTCAATCATGCTGCAGCCCGGGACTTCCTTTTTtatccctttttctttcattaagGCTCTAGTTCTCTTTGCGTTATCAAATCTATTAGCTTTAGCATATACATCACACAAGTTCACATAAAAAGAATAGTTCAGAGGTTCCAGATCAATTAAATACTGTGCCACCTTTTCTCCTAATTCCATATTCCCATGCATTTGACAGCCTCCAAGTAATGCACCCCAAACAAACACATCTGGCTCCATTCGCATGCTTCTAATAAGCCCTTCTGCCTCTTCAAAGAGGCCCGCACGGCCCAGTATATCAACCATGCAAGCGTAATGATAAACCTGTGGTTCAATTGAGTAAACACTTGCCATCATGTCAAAACACCAGCGACCTTTCTCTACTAGACCAGAGTGAGCACAAGCAGACAGTAGCCCAACAAATGTCACATGGTTGGGCTTCACCCCAAGTGTTTCCATCTCCTCAAAAAGATCAAAAGCCTCTCTACCAAACCCATGAAGAGCAAAGACTGATATCATCGCCGTCCATGCCAAGGTATCCTTTTCAGGCATATCCGTGAAGACCTCATATGCCTTTTCTACGCATCCGCATTTTCCATACATGTCAACCAGTGCTGTACCAATTACCACGTCACACTCTAGGCTACTTCTCCTTAAGTAACTATGCACCCATTTCCCGTGATCAATTGCACCAAGATTCGCACAAGCTGAAAGAACAGTAGCAATTGTAATCTTATCCGGTATAGCCATATCATCGCTTATAATCTGCATTTCGTGGAAAAATTCCAAGGCCTCCTTTGGGCGGCCACCTTGAACAAACCCCGTTATGATCGAATTCCAAGTAATAATATTCCTCTTCTCCATCCTTCTGAATAAATCCAACGCCTTATCAAGTTCCCCACCCCTCAAATACCCAATAATCATTGAGTTCCAAGAAACAACATCCTTATTTAACATATCTTCAAACAGCTTCAGGGCACAGCTCAAATACCCACATGCCATATACAAGCTTATCAGAGAATTCTGAGCAAAAGCATCATTATGGAATCCAAACTTGATGGCATGGGCATAAATGCTTCGGCCCGCGAAAGCATCAAGCCTCCTTGTGCATTCCTTTACGAGGAAAGGAAAAGTGAGGTAATCTGGAGAATTGCCATCATAAAGCATTTGCTTATATAGAAGCAAAGACCTGCTGGAGCTTGTATCATCACCACCATTGGTTTTACTAGCATAAGCTCTGATCATAATGTTATAGACAGAGGTATTAGGGTTCTTTATGAGTCGAAAAACATCGGCGGCATAGCTGAGGGACCCTGAGTCCGAAATGGCGCAAAAGAAAAGGAGACGAGTCAGGAGGAAGTATTGTTCATTCTTGGATAGATTTGGAGATGTTAGGATATGGGTATGGATTTGTTTAAGCTCTCTCATGCTCTTGTGTTCTTTGATGAAGCGTGAAATTGTGTTCCTGAGACTAGTTAGCCGTTGAGTTTCTTTCATATTTCAGTTACTTTCGAAATAATCAAGACGTACTGGATAAAAGCGAGGATTGAGGAGTCCTTGCAGTTTTAAGGAATTATCCAAACTATTCATTTAAAATTAAcgattgaaataaaattaacaaaaataaataaataaaaaattgttaagaggagtaaaaaaaaaaaaaagaacaaaaaaagaaaaagtggtcAGAATGTTGGAAAATGAATTCTATACATTAAACGTCTTGAAAAAgcatacaaaataaaaatgtgacatattACCGagacattccaaaaaaaaatcattttaaatgactttttttttatttttaaatagacGCTTCTTCTTCAGTAAactaaaagataattttttgctcaaagcttttcTACGACATAAAGCACAAAAACGTAATGAAAATATATTagtatattttcatttataacATGTCAGTTTTTTAATAAGTAGgcataatttcacataatttgaaaaaaaaaaaaaatgtaagaaatcCTTATCCGAGAATGTTGTGGGTGGGCTGACcttcatttcaaattaaatggatactatctattttatggtcaggatttaaagttgatgcatctaatggtgtacatgcatggtttcacattattttaaatttttaaaaggcATCAATGAATATTATAATAGAGAAGATCATATTCCATCAACCCAAGGGTGGTCCGCCACCACTAAGGTATAGTTGGGGTAGTCAGCCAGTGGCCACTTCATAAACTTTTTACCCTTCTAACGTATACAACAGGTACCACAAGGGAGAATTGAACATTTCTCATGTCTCTCattaaatatttgtaattaaaaaacagtagcttttttttaattatttttttggatttgaattaAGCTTAAGtgctgtaaaataaaataaaataaaatgaatgaaaatttaAGCACACAGAGGAAGCCTTCAAATTAACTTGACAATCAGGTCCCCTCTACGGCTCTTTAACTAACACTGAGGGAAGTTATACAATGGCATGTGGTGGTGTTGTCCTAGAGAAAACCTTCGATCGTCCCACGACCCGATCTGACTTCCCTATATATAGTAAGAGCTTCTTCCATGACCTGAGCTCGAGACAGCAACTGGGCTCTCTTTTTCCCGGATGGATGGGTGGAAAGATAATCCCTGAGCGCCGATTCGCCTGTCAACTTTCCCAACTTCTCGTACACTGTGGGGGCCACACGAGGATCATATCCGGCAGAAGCCATCAACAGCAGCCCTACGTAATCTGCTTCCATTTCCATCCTGCAAAGGAGACAACTTATAGATAAGATTGGTGTAACTCTCTTGTATCAGGCTCTTTAAATCTCgggaatatataaaatataaatctattatttcacttaaaataatataaatatttacttataaataaaatttttcattttagaGCATATGTACACTATTACACCATGTCTACTAAGGTTGCGCGATCCTTGTGACCATGGCAGAAACTGTGACCGCAGACCTTCCTATCAACTAATTAATCGAAGTGCACTTAGCGTGACATAGAGATGAATTACCGCCTTCTTAACATCCTTAAGCGGTTGTGCTTTTATCTCGGGTAACGATACTGAACTCATACATATGTGAATATCTCTAAGGTCAAAATAACTTCCTACACACACACGTGTCCTTGACATAATAAATCATTTCCCTTTCCTTTACTTCTCATGAAACTTTTTAGGAATACGTGTGGGAAGATTTTCATAACATTATAACTTTCATTATTCAAAACTTTCCATGATTGGAAACTTACCTAGAATAATTGAGAACTTTCCAAAAATAGAATTTCATAAAATAGATCACCTTTCATTTAAAACTTCCATAAAAGTCAAGGGTTGTACCCATACCAAGTTgagtaatataaaataattctagGAATTTAAAACTctcttataaaaattatttcatgtaaGCACAATTACTAATGTAAACATAAAGATAAcaattattttcctttacaaccaTGTGGTTTGATATAAatttgggagagagagagagagagtacaatGAGATTTTCTTGAAGACTAATGAGTATATagttttggtgttcttgaaaaaATGGTAGAataagaggaagagagagagacggcAGTGTATTTTGTTAGAAGAATGAGaggagaaaaaatatataagagtTTAATGTATACGGTTAGGGTAAAGAATGGATGATAGGGTTTGTGTCTTGTgttcaattttgtttatatGGTTTTTTAAGAATGAAGTGATTTAAGGGAATTTtgacaaattaaattttttgacataaATGCGAAAAGTAGCGTGGAGGATTGTATACAATGATAAGAGATATAATTACTTTGTCTAAAAGACAACACCCCATGCGACTTTAATGCAAGAATGAGTTTAATAAAAATCTTGTCATACTTAACCGTATATGTGTAGAAAATTATGACTATTTAAATATTTGCATGTGATAATAAggctaaaaagaaaagtatttcaATCCATTAATACGTACAAAACGTGCAAAATATTGAGCTAACCTTAATCCATGCAATTTCTAAATGTGATGGGATGCACATATGGActaaaattattaagaaaatattgTAGAGGATCTTAATgtgatttgaaataaatttgtcGATGCATATTGATGATGGAAAATCTTGTAAGAATTAATAAAGAACAAATGATTTCTCTCTTAAATCCTTCAATGAAATTTTCCATAATCTCATTTTATGCATTAATTCTAttcaattttgtttcatttaaatAAGAGTGTAATGTGGACTAGGTTCATGACAAGGGAATTAAAGTTATTGATGCAATTTACTAACTTGtcttaaaaatgatattttaaaattcaaacttaGAGTCTTTAAGATACGGCTAGGGTTTTTATAAGAAATCTCATTGTAAGGAAATAGGTCATATTTgtgcaaaaaatataaaatttgttttgtggaGATTCAATCTAATGCCCTCTTAATACTCTAATTACTAATTAACCATGTCTTTGATATTGGACTTTAAAATAGAAACATCTATGTTATGCTTTTAAGGGTGCATCGATCCATTTAACTAAGATAAACCAAACACACTAATAAGCAGACACATCTCTAAGCCCATCTACTTGGCCAAACCTACAATTTTACTCTACTTTAGAATTGAGGTCGTTAGAGGCTCTCACTGAATAATGCAAGTTTAAAGATGAGATCTGTGAGAACCAATGAATCCAACATCATAAGAAGCTGAAAATTTATGGGAGAAGCTGAACTCTTGGAGAGGAACAACAAAGCAGCATTACGACTACATGATGCACTTGTTATGAAgaagatataaaatttgaactaTTCACCCACTATAATTGGCCAAACATTTATGGTTTAATTAACAAGCTTCAGATATTGTGGcctattgaaaaaaagaaaaaaaaagcttcagACATTGTGAGTTGTTCAATATATTAAGTAGAAGTAATCTCTGA
Protein-coding regions in this window:
- the LOC133861840 gene encoding pentatricopeptide repeat-containing protein At5g66520-like; its protein translation is MKETQRLTSLRNTISRFIKEHKSMRELKQIHTHILTSPNLSKNEQYFLLTRLLFFCAISDSGSLSYAADVFRLIKNPNTSVYNIMIRAYASKTNGGDDTSSSRSLLLYKQMLYDGNSPDYLTFPFLVKECTRRLDAFAGRSIYAHAIKFGFHNDAFAQNSLISLYMACGYLSCALKLFEDMLNKDVVSWNSMIIGYLRGGELDKALDLFRRMEKRNIITWNSIITGFVQGGRPKEALEFFHEMQIISDDMAIPDKITIATVLSACANLGAIDHGKWVHSYLRRSSLECDVVIGTALVDMYGKCGCVEKAYEVFTDMPEKDTLAWTAMISVFALHGFGREAFDLFEEMETLGVKPNHVTFVGLLSACAHSGLVEKGRWCFDMMASVYSIEPQVYHYACMVDILGRAGLFEEAEGLIRSMRMEPDVFVWGALLGGCQMHGNMELGEKVAQYLIDLEPLNYSFYVNLCDVYAKANRFDNAKRTRALMKEKGIKKEVPGCSMIEVEGVVYEFSVRGSPEVVMEEVVWTLVGFSNVMKIEGYMLDHDEISLKAKVL